From Medicago truncatula cultivar Jemalong A17 chromosome 7, MtrunA17r5.0-ANR, whole genome shotgun sequence, a single genomic window includes:
- the LOC11425700 gene encoding sugar transporter ERD6-like 7 isoform X2, whose product MKHSDFYFVLVYWCIFVVGFPSATGSIIYAILQIVITGVGAALINRAGRKPLLLVSGSRLVAGCIFTAVAFYLKVHDVAVGAVPALAVTGILENPL is encoded by the exons ATGAAGCActcagatttttattttgttttggtttattgGTGTATTTTTGTCGTAGGATTTCCTTCTGCGACGGGGAGTATAATATACGCTATCCTTCAg attGTGATCACGGGTGTTGGAGCAGCCCTCATAAATAGAGCAGGCCGGAAGCCCCTACTTTTG GTATCTGGATCAAGATTGGTTGCAGGATGTATATTTACTGCAGTTGCATTCTATCTCAAG GTTCATGATGTGGCTGTGGGAGCAGTCCCAGCACTTGCCGTAACCGGCATATTG GAAAACCCGCTTTAG
- the LOC11426712 gene encoding subtilisin-like protease SBT3, with translation MASHIHHYLLLSFNIILHLFSSTLCDQNFNNYIIHMNLSAMPKPFLSQQSWYLATLSSLLDITSNNDQLSYIFSPKLTYTYTNVMNGFSASLSPLELEALKTTPGYISSIRDLPIKPDTTHSPHFIGLNPVFGTWPTTQYGKNIIIGLIDSGIWPESESFKDDEMPNIPSRWKGKCENGTQFDSSLCNKKLIGARFFNKGLLANNPNITITMNSTRDIDGHGTHTSTTAAGSKVEDASFFGYAAGSAIGMAPHAHVSMYKVLWKEGAYASDTIAAIDSAISDGVDVLSLSLGFDEAPLYEDPVAIATFAAMEKNIFVSTSAGNRGPVLETLHNGTPWVITVAAGTMDREFHGDLTLGNGAKVTGLSLYPGNFSSGKVPMVFLSSCDNLKELIRARNKIVVCEDKNRTLATQVDNLDRIKVVAGVFISNSSEDITYYIQTKFPSIFLNPINGELIKDFIKCNTNPKASMQFNKTVLGTKPAPSVDSYSSRGPSHSCPFVLKPDITAPGTLILASWPQNVPATELQFQNNLFNNFNLLSGTSMSCPHVAGVAALLKEMHPCWSPAAIRSAMMTTSDMLDNTKELITDIGNGYRPASPLALGAGHINPNRALDPGLVYDAGKQDYVNLLCALNFTQKNIAAITRSSFNNCSNPSLDLNYPSFISFFNNASVKSKVITQEFQRTVTNVGEEPTIYVANITPIEGFHVSVIPNKLVFKEKNEKVAYKLRIEGPKMEENKVVFGYLTWTDSKHNVRSPIVVTSLNSELTPP, from the exons ATGGcttcacatattcatcactaTCTACTATTATCCTTTAACATAATCCTTCACCTTTTTTCATCTACATTGTGTGATCAAAACTTCAACAACTATATTATTCACATGAACTTATCAGCCATGCCAAAACCCTTCTTAAGTCAACAAAGTTGGTACTTAGCCACCCTTTCCTCACTACTTGACATTACTTCTAACAACGACCAGTTGAGCTATATATTTTCTCCAAAACTCACATATACCTACACTAATGTCATGAATGGTTTCAGCGCAAGTTTGTCTCCTTTAGAGCTTGAAGCTCTGAAAACCACTCCCGGATATATTTCATCCATAAGGGATTTACCTATCAAACCAGACACAACACACTCACCTCACTTCATTGGCCTCAATCCTGTTTTCGGAACATGGCCTACAACACAATATGGAAAAAACATCATCATTGGTTTAATTGACAGTGGAATTTGGCCAGAAAGTGAAAGCTTCAAAGATGATGAGATGCCTAATATCCCCTCAAGATGGAAAGGCAAGTGTGAAAATGGTACTCAATTTGATTCCTCATTGTGCAACAAAAAACTCATAGGAGCTCGATTCTTTAACAAAGGATTACTAGCAAATAATCCTAACATCACTATAACCATGAACTCCACACGTGACATAGACGGTCATGGTACTCACACTTCAACCACTGCTGCTGGAAGTAAAGTTGAGGATGCATCCTTCTTCGGCTATGCCGCTGGATCAGCCATAG GCATGGCTCCACATGCTCATGTATCCATGTACAAGGTGTTGTGGAAAGAAGGAGCATATGCATCTGATACAATAGCTGCAATTGATAGTGCAATATCAGATGGTGTAGATGTTCTTTCATTATCATTGGGGTTTGATGAGGCACCTTTGTATGAAGATCCTGTAGCTATAGCCACATTTGCAGCTATGGAGAAAAACATTTTTGTATCTACATCTGCAGGGAACAGAGGACCAGTGCTTGAAACTCTCCACAATGGAACACCATGG GTAATAACAGTTGCTGCTGGCACAATGGATCGTGAATTTCACGGGGATTTAACACTTGGAAATGGAGCCAAAGTCACTGGTTTGTCTCTCTATCCGGGGAATTTTTCTTCAGGCAAGGTCCCAATGGTTTTCTTGAGCTCATGTGATAATTTGAAAGAACTCATCAGAGCAAGAAACAAGATCGTGGTGTGTGAAGACAAGAACCGAACACTTGCTACTCAAGTGGATAACTTGGACAGAATAAAAGTTGTTGCGGGTGTTTTCATATCAAATAGTTCTGAGGATATAACATATTACATTCAAACTAAGTTTCCATCTATTTTTTTGAATCCAATTAATGGAGAACTTATCAAGGATTTCATTAAGTGCAATACTAATCCAAAAGCAAGCATGCAATTTAATAAAACTGTTTTAGGTACAAAACCAGCACCAAGTGTGGATAGTTATAGCTCAAGAGGGCCATCACATAGTTGTCCATTTGTATTGAAACCAGACATCACAGCACCAGGAACACTAATCTTAGCTTCATGGCCTCAAAATGTTCCAGCAACAGAGCTGCAATTCCAGAACAATCTCTTCAACAACTTCAACTTGTTAAGTGGAACATCAATGTCATGTCCACACGTTGCAGGTGTAGCAGCACTTTTAAAAGAAATGCACCCTTGTTGGAGCCCAGCAGCCATTAGATCGGCTATGATGACAACATCAGACATGTTAGACAACACAAAAGAACTCATCACAGACATTGGTAATGGTTACAGACCAGCTTCACCTTTAGCTTTGGGAGCCGGACATATCAATCCCAATAGAGCACTTGATCCTGGACTTGTTTATGATGCAGGAAAACAAGATTATGTGAATCTTCTATGTGCATTAAACTTCACTCAGAAGAATATCGCAGCCATCACGAGATCGTCTTTTAACAATTGTTCTAACCCTTCTTTGGACCTTAATTAcccttcttttatttcctttttcaatAATGCTAGTGTTAAATCAAAGGTGATTACACAAGAATTTCAAAGAACAGTAACCAATGTTGGAGAGGAACCAACCATCTACGTAGCCAACATTACACCTATTGAAGGGTTCCATGTTAGTGTTATCCCAAACAAGTTGGTGTTTAAGGAGAAAAATGAAAAGGTGGCATACAAGTTGAGGATAGAAGGTCCCAAAATGGAGGAAAATAAAGTAGTTTTTGGGTATCTCACTTGGACAGACTCGAAACACAATGTCAGAAGTCCCATTGTTGTGACTAGCCTCAACTCAGAATTAACACCCCCATAG
- the LOC11425700 gene encoding sugar transporter ERD6-like 7 isoform X1, giving the protein MKHSDFYFVLVYWCIFVVGFPSATGSIIYAILQIVITGVGAALINRAGRKPLLLVSGSRLVAGCIFTAVAFYLKVHDVAVGAVPALAVTGILIFPVSIKGQA; this is encoded by the exons ATGAAGCActcagatttttattttgttttggtttattgGTGTATTTTTGTCGTAGGATTTCCTTCTGCGACGGGGAGTATAATATACGCTATCCTTCAg attGTGATCACGGGTGTTGGAGCAGCCCTCATAAATAGAGCAGGCCGGAAGCCCCTACTTTTG GTATCTGGATCAAGATTGGTTGCAGGATGTATATTTACTGCAGTTGCATTCTATCTCAAG GTTCATGATGTGGCTGTGGGAGCAGTCCCAGCACTTGCCGTAACCGGCATATTG ATATTTCCTGTCAGTATTAAAGGGCAGGCATGA
- the LOC11433356 gene encoding 60S acidic ribosomal protein P1-3: MSLGETACSYALLILEDDNIPATADNITSLLKSAKVDVESFWPALFAKLAEKKNIRDLIASAAGGGAPGVAVAAAPAAASGGGAAAAPAAAEKKPEPEEEESDEEMGFGLFDE, from the coding sequence ATGTCGCTCGGAGAAACTGCTTGCTCATACGCCCTTCTCATCCTTGAAGATGACAACATTCCAGCAACTGCTGACAACATAACCTCTTTGTTGAAATCCGCAAAGGTTGATGTTGAATCTTTCTGGCCTGCTTTATTCGCTAAACTtgctgaaaagaaaaatattagggATTTGATTGCCAGTGCTGCTGGAGGTGGTGCTCCCGGAGTAGCTGTTGCCGCTGCTCCAGCTGCAGCATCAGGTGGTGGTGCCGCTGCTGCTCCAGCTGCTGCCGAGAAGAAACCAGAGCcagaggaagaagagagtgaTGAGGAAATGGGATTCGGCTTGTTTGATGAAtag
- the LOC112416754 gene encoding uncharacterized protein: MVRWNNNDTNCIILNVDGSCLGELIRAGFGGVIRNSAGFFISGFSGFIAATTDILLAELTAIHRGLLLAVQLGIEEMVCYSDSMLSVKLLTEHVPTYHVYAVLIQDIKDILATTDFSIQHCFREGNQCADFMAKLGANSNADYISHNTPPHDLLPLIRTDAMGTLFPRA; the protein is encoded by the coding sequence ATGGTACGCTGGAACAATAATGATACTAACTGTATTATTCTGAATGTGGATGGAAGCTGTTTAGGTGAACTTATTCGAGCCGGTTTTGGAGGTGTTATCCGGAATTCTGCAGGGTTCTTCATCTCGGGTTTCTCAGGCTTCATCGCTGCAACAACGGACATTCTGCTTGCCGAGCTTACTGCTATTCACCGTGGACTTCTCCTGGCAGTGCAATTGGGTATTGAGGAAATGGTTTGCTACTCTGACTCCATGCTCTCCGTAAAACTACTCACTGAACATGTTCCCACCTATCATGTGTATGCCGTATTAATTCAAGACATCAAAGACATTCTAGCCACTACAGATTTCTCAATTCAACATTGTTTTAGAGAAGGGAATCAATGCGCTGACTTCATGGCGAAGCTAGGAGCAAACTCTAATGCAGATTACATTTCTCACAACACTCCTCCTCATGACCTTCTCCCTTTAATCAGGACAGACGCCATGGGAACCTTGTTTCCCAGAGCTTaa
- the LOC11432273 gene encoding probable protein S-acyltransferase 12 — translation MIMQNMNLFKLCSALRVLGYFMILLFAAIVILTYYAVVFVTWGPLLFPLSSSSSFFSAFFILLLFHTLLLLLTWSYFMAVFNDPGSVPLNWTPLPQLPAVAVPPPSNVEFELEEAASTTTPSTGRYCTRCQNAKPPRCHHCSICQRCVLKMDHHCIWVVNCVGARTYKYFLLFLLYTFLETTLVCLALIPSFLRFFGVGGAKNHKLSPGGFSAIFLASILNLAFALSLLCFIVMHLSLLLSNTTSVEVHEKKKGVRWRYDVGRKKNFEQVFGTKKALWLFPLFSEEDLENIPALRGIEFPTRSDVDV, via the exons ATGATAATGCAAAACATGAATCTCTTTAAACTGTGTTCCGCTCTCAGAGTTCTAGGTTACTTCATGATTCTCTTATTCGCCGCTATTGTTATCCTAACTTACTACGCCGTCGTTTTCGTTACTTGGGGTCCTCTCTTGTTTCCTTTatcatcttcctcttcctttttctccgCCTTCTTTATTCTTCTCTTATTTCAcactcttcttcttctactcACTTGGTCTTACTTTATGGCCGTTTTTAATGATCCTGGTTCTGTTCCTCTCAATTGGACACCACTTCCTCAACTTCCTGCTGTTGCTGTTCCACCACCTTCAAACGTTGAATTCGAACTGGAGGAGgcagcatcaacaacaacaccttCCACTGGTCGTTACTGTACTCGATGCCAAAACGCCAAGCCTCCTCGTTGTCATCACTGCTCTATCT GTCAAAGATGTGTTCTTAAGATGGATCATCATTGCATTTGGGTCGTCAATTGCGTTGGGGCACGAACCTACAAgtattttcttctcttcttg CTGTATACATTCCTCGAGACAACGCTGGTTTGCTTAGCTCTGATCCCTAGTTTTCTCAGATTCTTCGGTGTAGGTGGAGCCAAGAATCATAAATTGTCTCCTGGAGGATTTTCTGCCATTTTCTTGGCTTCCA TTCTCAATTTAGCCTTTGCGCTGAGTCTTCTCTGTTTCATAGTCATGCATTTATCTCTTCTGTTAAGTAACACAACTTCAGTAGAG gttcatgaaaagaaaaaaggagtTAGGTGGAGGTACGACGTGGGAAGGAAGAAGAATTTTGAGCAG GTTTTTGGCACAAAAAAGGCTCTATGGTTGTTCCCGCTGTTTTCAGAAGAGGATTTAGAAAACATACCTGCACTTAGGGGCATTGAGTTCCCAACCCGTTCAGATGTTGATGTATGA